GGTTTTGGCCCATAACAGCCAGACCCGCCAGCCCAATGCGAGAGAGAGCAGTAGAGGCCTCCATGGAGAGAGAGGAGAAATTTTGGGGGTCGATTTGAGAGACTAGGAGAGAGAAATGAATTGGGTTGGcgttaaaaagaatttatttatatataaaaaataaaagattggtTGGTAGGTTTTTCGAAGAGGCAAAGAGAAATGGGACGgactcttcgagggaacgagaGGCCAAAACGACCAACCCAGAGGCTCGATGATTTCGAGGGACAATCAAATGGCCCAATGAACGACGGCGTCTTGCTCAACTCCTACGGTTGatttccattttttaattttatttttctccgtACGCAGCGTTTTCACAGCAGTAATGAAGAATCGAGTCTTAATATAGGTATACCTATCATTATTAgtactttataatttataatatatattatattatataaataaaaaataatatatattataattaatatttatataatttaaatatattatattaaaacttaataaaataaataatattatcaataaaataatattattattaatatcataaataatatatcaaagatGAATATATCCtgtattcaaattaaactactaaatcacaattttaattaaaattcaactcaaattaaatcaaataccAATTCAAACCCAATTGGTTGGGTTTGGGGGGTTTGGGTCCACCCCAAACACTGAACTGCCTGATGATCAGTTCATCTAATATATTCATATCCAAggacaatgttttaaaaaattatttatttattatctctaaatgaaatgaaaatattaatatcttAGTAAATGAGTTTCACCTTAAAATGGCTGTTTGGTTAAAAGAATGTGTATATTGCATTTCAAGTTGTTTTTCATATGTACATAATTTGTAAGGatctctcaatctctcaatttCTGCTATAGGATTTCAAGTGCATAACTGTTGGGAGGAGCGATTATTAGCACCAAgaataagaaatattttttacctGATTTCGCTGAAAAACCAGAGTCTTCTTAGCGGATTTATGATAGTCattataagagaaagaaaatagagaaagaagcgaagaaaaccctaaatctaCACGAAGGAAAGACACAGAGCCtagaagagagagagacagaagCTTCGAGAGGAGCACGATTTTTATTTGAcagtataaaattgaaaaattacaaagaaaaaaaattattttacccttttatacCAAACGGATAAAAATATCGCTTAGTTATACGTTCTTACAGGAAAACCCACATAGAATTATGCAATATTTCAAGGACAGTCATTTTGACTTCTTCCAAACACATACCAACATCTCCGTCCACAATAAGATATTATATGAATGCTTATGAAAAGAACCTTTATTACTATGCTAACAATGGCAAATTAgtcattctaaatttttatataatgaaattatcaaaaaaatatacatatacaaatatgattatgatatgtcaaaattcatatataaatgtatatgtaaaattaagggtacaaaaatttcaaatgttaTGTTCTTGAATTAGacataaaatagtaaatttttcttttcatttgttaGTGTTTGTTTGTTGTGACTTCATAGAATTCATACTAGGAATGGTCACTCTCTATCACTACATAACgtgatttcttttaattaaaaaagttaaatagaTATGACCTTCGTTAtataataagagtaatattatgtgtatccattttggatacacaaatatatacatactcatatgtattatcatatgattggttattgttttattcttaattcaaaattatccaattacatgatgacacatataaatatgtatatatttgtatacacaaaataaatacacataattttattgatataataaagtgttgataaaatattaagaatgttttttctttaacatttctgatgtctttaatttatattaataaatgtaaAGGTTACAAGTGTGGGTGGGATTGCAAACACTCTCTCTCTGCGAAGATTAGTGCCATGTAGATGGTCAATATTATTTGCCGCTACAGCCACGTCTTTTTCTCGGTCATGTGTCTATCAAACAAATCAATTCTGATGTTCATGATGTTTTGTTGATTACGCTTTGTGCCTATAAACGCCCTTACGACTCTCtctatataaatttgttttcttgatgAAAGCCTAATCTATCAAAGAGAACGTTCTACCATTCGTTGTCCTGTCTTcgctttttcatatttatttcaaaGTGAGTCCTTTTGATTTGcttatttgtgtatttagtttgaatatatatatgacCTTTGCCGACCAAATCCAGTGAGGTCATTGGGGGCGGCCAGATACAGCCGACTGCTGGGTAATCTGGAATAAAATTTAACTGAAATCAAGTAAAGGGCTAGTTTGGCTGAGCCAGAACTCTGATAAACATAAGAGTATTTGTTTCTGTCCGATCAGTTCTTATTTCAAATACCAACTAAAATCATCctcaaaaatcaacaaaaaagaaaaataaattaaaaatcagatttatttatgtttatttgtataaatgaaAAGGAGTATCTCGCCACACTCCAAAGATATGACCACCAAACTAAAACGATCCCTCCCTGCAAATAAACTTATGCAGGAAACCTGAAACTGTAATTCACCAAATAAATGGTACTAAAGATTCTACTGTCAATGACCAAACAAATGGAACCATAGAATAAACCGAACCATCATGCAAACACTTGACCAAAGAGCCGCTTTCGGATCTGCAGCAAGAAAAGCAAACAGTACtataattgacaaaattaatCAATCCTATCAATGTAggattacataatatatataaattataaagcaaCAAGTTTCTTTGCTCATGGCACATCATGTAAAGCCATAACTAATATTATTGACCTACGCAACCATGACGTTTGACAACAAATGACTGGCCTTTCCAGAAGGTCATTGATCATATATTTGCTAACTTTGTCAATAAGAGGATTACCTAATGAGGAATTACTAAAAGTTTTCACACAAAAGCAAATAGAGAAGCAGCCATCCTGAAATCAGGATATTTCAACAAGCGATATATCATGTTACCGACATCTTATTAAAATATGTTGCCAGAAGAAAGAGATAGATTTCAAACTGCCAATCATTAGGTTGTCATCTCAGGTCAATTTTCGATAGAAATTGGGAGAAGGGGCAAGGACAGGCTGGCCATCAAGTATTGATCACATATTCTGACTGTTCAATTATCTCAACATTACCAAATGATCTACAAACATGAAACAGTGAATAAAAGGAGTAGCAATGTGATAGAGGCCTAATTACCAAAGTTTATTTTCGTAGGCCCAAGAAGAGATTAGAGGAAGCAGACCCAAATTCAGAAGAAAGGATGAAACTCTCAGCTGAAGACTCAAGGATGGATCTGATGGAGGGCAAACTGGGAATGACAGAAGCTGATCTGGAGCAGAATAAGCTTGGCCATTCAGCTGTGACCACTTGGCAGCCTATCAGTGGGCAGGAGGCAGAATTCGGTTAAGGAGGCTCATGCTTTTATAGAGCAGGAGAAAAAGGAGACGGAGCCTGgttttttgttatgaaaatgaTGTACTGAAGTTTGTTAAGAAGGAGGAGGGGTCTGGCTCTCAAATTCCAGAATTATTCAGTGtccatttattttgtttgttccAGTTTATTTTCCTTTAGTTTCATTGTTCTGTTGTtgcttgagttgagttgagaAACATTGGTGTAAACATTAGCATTGACGAATGAATGAATTTCAGATTGGAATGCTATTTCTattgaattgattgagtttGTTACATTGACTGAGTATACATTATACAAAATAGAGGCGGCCTGCTGAGGTCCAAAACATTACAGGATCTTCTTTTCACTTAATTCTGCCAAGAGACATTGAAGCTGGAGCAGCAGGGAACTTGACCTGAACAGGTACGCAacaaacttggtatcagagccgtTGGTGCTGGGTTATGGTAAAAACCAGAATGGAGGGGAGAGTGAAAGATTTAGAAGAAAACCTTAAAAGCCTAACGGAAAAGGTGACCATTATGGATGAAAGATTTGTAAATTCAGAACACCAAACAACTTTTCGGTTTGACAAGCTTGATGAAAATTTGCACGAGATAAGACAACTTCTGCTGAAGGATACAAAGGGGAAGGACAACGAAACAGTAGTGACACCTACTGTCACCCAAGAACCACCGCAATTTTTTTCAGAACCATTGAACACTGGAGCAAACTTTGGGTTTCAGCAGCCGATTCCTCCACCACAGCAGCCTCCCTACCCACACAGCGCTGGTGTAGCGTTTGGAGAATCATCTAGAAACCATCGACCACCGCGTTACGCTGCTCCGGAGACGACGAATCGGCGTGACCATTATCACCGAAAATTGGAGATGCCTCTGTTCAGTGGAGTGGACTCATGGGGGTGGGCAGCCAAGGTCGAGCGCTATTTCCAGATGAACGGCATGGACGAACGGGAACGTTTGGCGGCAGTGATGTTTTGTTTGGAAGGGGAGGCGTTGAGTTGGTTTCAGTTCAGGGAGCTCTGGAGGCCATTTCGTGAATGGAGGGAGGTGAAGGAGGAGCTTCTTCTGCGATTCGGATCAACACAGCACCGGACGCCCTACGAACAGATTATCTTGCATCGGCAGACGGGAACGGTGGCCGAGTACAGATCGCGTTTCGAACAGCTGGTGGCAATGCTTCCGTCGGCACCAGCAGAGTGGGTGCGAGGAGCCTTCACCGCCGGACTGAAACACCGAATTCAGGCCGAGCTTCGTCTCCAAGCACCGGCGGATCTTTTCACCTTGATGCAGCAGGCGGCTGATATAGAAGAAAGGGACCGGGTCGTGCACGGGCCGGATTGGGACCCGGATCCAACAAGGGCAGCCCAAGCCTTTGCAACTCCATCCAGTTTTCAACCCAGCCCAAGCCCATTTCCTTCTTCCTTTAATACACAGCCCAACCACAAAATTTCTGCCTCCTGCCCAGTCCACCCAAACGCGTTTTCCACAGCAGCTTCGTCTCTTGTTTCAAACCACACCAGTCCACACTATCAGCCACCCACCCAAACCGCTCCAACACCCAATCCAACTCATAAGCCCGCCCATCAACCTGACCCATACCCATTCCACCGACCCGACTCAGGCCATAATTTCCCACCCACGCTTTCGACTTCCCAGACACATTCCTCTAATATTTCAGCCCCAAATTCAGCCCCACCTTCGACGCTTTCTTCCGTCGTTCCACCAAATCTCCCACCATCAGAAGCTATCCATCACTCTCCCCATACACCTCCTACACCCAACCAGCCACCAATTCCTTTTTCTCCTCGGTTCAACTCGTTCAGTCGCCGCCCTAACCTAACTTCCAGACCGGAATACCCACGCCTCTCCCAATCTGAAATTCAGACCCGCATAGCGCAAGGCTTGTGCTTCAAGTGTGCAGGCAAGTTCGGTCCGAACCATCAGTGCCCCTTCAAACAACTCCGTTTGATGCTTTGTGATGAAGATGAACAGGACCCAACGGAATTTTCGGAAGACGCCAGCCAACTCAAGCTCCGAAACAGTGAGGAGATGGAGCTTTCCCGTCACTCTGTTGCTGGTATCAGTACTCCTAAGACGTTGAAATTTTTGGGCAAAATTCACACTTCCCCTGTCATCATTCTGGTGGATTCCGGTGCTTCCCACAGCTTCATTTCTCAACAATTGGTCAACAAATTGCAGCTTCCATGCTCACCAACAACCTTCCAAGTGATCATCGGAAATGGAAGTTCGGTCGCCGGCGGAGAGAAGTGTCCAGGCGTTGAGCTACTGTTACCAGAGATGAAATTTCTTCACGACTACTTTGTTTTCCCGTTGGGCAACGTGGATGTCATTCTTGGTGTGGATTGGCTAGCCACTTTGGGCGTTATTAAAAGCAATTGGCAGGACCTCACTATGGTGTTCCACTGGGAAGGGCGGAAAATTACACTTCAGGGGGATCCTTCATTAGTCACCCAAGAAACTTCTCTTAAGGCTGTTTCGAAATCACTTAAAATGGGTACCCATTGCTATTGGATTCAGTTAGCTGCCTCAGAAAATATTTCAGAAGAGCCTCCAGAAGCAGTTCAGAGAATTCTGGTAAATTTCCAACATTTGTTTGAGGAGCCCATGGGGTTACCGCCATGCCGAAAACATGATCATGCCATCCGTTTGTTTGATGGAGTCGCACCGCCTAACGTCCGACCTTATCGGTATCCTCATCACCAGAAGACTGAAATTGAGAGACAGGTTCGTGAAATGCTTCATGCTGGAATTATTCGCCCAAGCCACAGCCCATTCTCCAGCCCTGTTCTCCTGGTGCAAAAGAAGGACGGTGGCTGGCGTTTCTGCGTTGACTACCGCGCCCTCAACAAAATTACCATTCCAGATAAGTTTCCTATTCCTGCTATAGATGAGCTGTTAGATGAATTATCTGGTGCTACAATCTTCaccaaacttgatttgaaatctGGCTACCATCAAATCAGAATTATTGATTCTGATGTTGAGAAAACAGCTTTCCGGACACATAACGGCCATTACGAGTTTCTGGTCATGCCCTTCGGCCTGTCCAACGCCCCTGCCACTTTTCAGGCCCTCATGAATGAAGTCTTTCGGGCCCATTTACGGCAGTTTATTCTTgtcttttttgatgatattttgatttacAGCAGCACCTTATCTGCTCACTTGCATCATCTCAGTTTAGCTTTGCAGCTTCTTTCCGACCATCACCTACTCTTGAACAGAAAAAAATGTTCCTTTGGGGTTTCTCGCTTGGAGTATTTGGGCCACATAATTTCAGCTGAGGGTGTAGCTGCTGATCCTCAGAAAATTCAGTGTATGATTGATTGGCCGCGACCTCGCGATATTACGGCACTTCGAGGGTTCTTGGGACTTACAGGCTATTACCGCCGCTTTGTACGCCACTATGGACAAATTGCAGCCCCATTGACACAGCTGTTGAAAAAGAACTCCTTCCACTGGAATGAAGACTCTACAGTAGCATTCGAGAGGTTGAAGACAGCCATGACTACTGTTCCAGTTCTTGCCATGCCTGATTTTACCCAGCCTTTTCTAGTTGAGACGGATGCTTCGTCCATAGGCGTCGGGGCTGTTCTCATGCAGGGGGGTAGGCCTATTTCTTTTATGAGTCAGGCTCTCTCCCCTAGAAACAAAGTAAAGTCAGTTTATGAACGTGAATTAATGGCCATTGTCTTAGCCTTGCAAAAGTGGCGTCATTATCTATTGGGGAAGCATTTTATTGTCCGCACTGATCAGAAGAGTTTGAAACATTTAATGGATCAAACCATCATTAGTGGAGAGCAACAACGATGGGTGATGAAACTACTTGGTTTCGATTTTGAAATTCAGTATCGTCCGGGAATGGAGAATAAAGCAGCTGATGCCTTGTCCAGGTTACCAGAAGCCTCTCTTTCTTTACACTCCATTTCAGCCGGCCATTGGATCGAGGGGGAAGTGATTGATCAAGAGGTTCGCTCCGACAGCCGGTATAAACAAATCATTCAGCAGCTCCTCCAGGACCCCTCCAGCCACGCCAACTTCTTATTAAAGAATGGCACTCTATTCTACAAAAACAGGTTGGTGATGCTTTCCTCTTCTGCCCTACTTCCAGCCTTGCTTCGGGAATTCCATTCTTCACCTTTCGGTGGCCATTCAGGGTTTTTTCGCACTTACAAGAAAATAACAGCAGTTTTTTTTTGGATTGGCATGAAAAAGTGTATTAGGGATTTTGTAGCCCACTGTGAAATCTGCCAAAGAAACAAATATCAAGCCATGAGTCCTGCAGGCCTCTTACAGCCTCTTCCCATCCCTGATAAAGTTTGGGAGGACATATCTATGGACTTCATTGGGGGTCTTCCACGAACGAAAAAGGGAGATACCATTTTGGTGGTAGTGGACCGCTTGACCAAATACAGCCATTTCCTTGTGCTCTCCCACCCGTATACGGCCAAAGAGGTGGCTGCCTTATTTGGTAAAGAGATAGTTAGGCTTCATGGTTACCCGCGTTCGATCGTGTCGGATCGCGATCGCCTATTTATGAGTCAATTCTGGGGGGAGCTTTTTCGTTCCGTGGGTACAACTCTCAAGTTCAGCAGTGCATATCATCCACAATCTGACGGTCAAACTGAAATTGTCAACCGTGGCCTTGAAACATATCTCCGATGCTTTTGCTCTCAACAACCAAAGGATTGGGTTAAATGGATCACTTGGGCGGAGTATTGGTATAATACCACTTTCCATAGTTCTCTTGGGATGACTCCTTTCAAGGCTTTATATGGGAGAGATCCCCCAACGCTCTTTCGGTGGGGTTCCGAAGCCTCCAAAATAGATGAGGTTGGCGCTTTTCTACAGCAAAGAGATGCCATTCTGCTTGAGTTGAAACAGCAGCTCCATAAAGCCCAAGATAGGATGAAACGTCAAGCCGATTTGAAACGTCGCGAGCTCCACTTTGAAGTTGGTGAGCAAGTGTTCCTTAAAATTCAGCCTTACCGTTTTAGGACTCTTGCTAAGAAGCTCAATGAAAAATTGAGCCCTCGCTTCTACGGCCCTTATGTCATCCTTGAAAAAATTGGTGCGGTTGCCTACCGTCTTGCTTTACCTTCCACAAGCAAAATCCATCCGGTTTTCCATGTGTCACAGTTAAAAAGGGTCTTAGGGGCTGCTATACAGCCACAACCTCTGCCTGGCTGCCTTTCGGGGGACTTAGAATTGCAATTACAGCCGGAAGCTTTATTGGATACTCGTTATTCAAAAACTGGTCACTTGCAGGTCCTCATCAAATGGCATTCTCTTCCGGACTGTGAGAACTCTTGGGAGGATTACATCGCTTTACGGGACTGTTTTCCCGaatttcaccttgaggacaaggtgcgtCTCCGTGGGGGGGTATTGATAGAGGCCTAATTACCAAAGTTTATTTTCGTAGGCCCAAGAAGAGATTAGAGGAAGCAGACCCAAATTCAGAAGAAAGGATGAAACTCTCAGCTGAAGACTCAAGGATGGATCTGATGGAGGGCAAACTGGGAATGACAGAAGCTGATCTGGAGCAGAATAAGCTTGGCCATTCAGCTGTGACCACTTGGCAGCCTATCAGTGGGCAGGAGGCAGAATTCGGTTAAGGAGGCTCATGCTTTTATAGAGCAGGAGAAAAAGGAGACGGAGCCTGgttttttgttatgaaaatgaTGTACTGAAGTTTGTTAAGAAGGAGGAGGGGTCTGGCTCTCAAATTCCAGAATTATTCAGTGtccatttattttgtttgttccAGTTTATTTTCCTTTAGTTTCATTGTTCTGTTGTtgcttgagttgagttgagaAACATTGGTGTAAACATTAGCATTGACGAATGAATGAATTTCAGATTGGAATGCTATTTCTattgaattgattgagtttGTTACATTGACTGAGTATACATTATACAAAATAGAGGCGGCCTGCTGAGGTCCAAAACAT
This sequence is a window from Mangifera indica cultivar Alphonso chromosome 20, CATAS_Mindica_2.1, whole genome shotgun sequence. Protein-coding genes within it:
- the LOC123204119 gene encoding uncharacterized protein LOC123204119; the protein is MVKTRMEGRVKDLEENLKSLTEKVTIMDERFVNSEHQTTFRFDKLDENLHEIRQLLLKDTKGKDNETVVTPTVTQEPPQFFSEPLNTGANFGFQQPIPPPQQPPYPHSAGVAFGESSRNHRPPRYAAPETTNRRDHYHRKLEMPLFSGVDSWGWAAKVERYFQMNGMDERERLAAVMFCLEGEALSWFQFRELWRPFREWREVKEELLLRFGSTQHRTPYEQIILHRQTGTVAEYRSRFEQLVAMLPSAPAEWVRGAFTAGLKHRIQAELRLQAPADLFTLMQQAADIEERDRVVHGPDWDPDPTRAAQAFATPSSFQPSPSPFPSSFNTQPNHKISASCPVHPNAFSTAASSLVSNHTSPHYQPPTQTAPTPNPTHKPAHQPDPYPFHRPDSGHNFPPTLSTSQTHSSNISAPNSAPPSTLSSVVPPNLPPSEAIHHSPHTPPTPNQPPIPFSPRFNSFSRRPNLTSRPEYPRLSQSEIQTRIAQGLCFKCAGKFGPNHQCPFKQLRLMLCDEDEQDPTEFSEDASQLKLRNSEEMELSRHSVAGISTPKTLKFLGKIHTSPVIILVDSGASHSFISQQLVNKLQLPCSPTTFQVIIGNGSSVAGGEKCPGVELLLPEMKFLHDYFVFPLGNVDVILGVDWLATLGVIKSNWQDLTMVFHWEGRKITLQGDPSLVTQETSLKAVSKSLKMGTHCYWIQLAASENISEEPPEAVQRILVNFQHLFEEPMGLPPCRKHDHAIRLFDGVAPPNVRPYRYPHHQKTEIERQVREMLHAGIIRPSHSPFSSPVLLVQKKDGGWRFCVDYRALNKITIPDKFPIPAIDELLDELSGATIFTKLDLKSGYHQIRIIDSDVEKTAFRTHNGHYEFLVMPFGLSNAPATFQALMNEVFRAHLRQFILVFFDDILIYSSTLSAHLHHLSLALQLLSDHHLLLNRKKCSFGVSRLEYLGHIISAEGVAADPQKIQCMIDWPRPRDITALRGFLGLTGYYRRFVRHYGQIAAPLTQLLKKNSFHWNEDSTVAFERLKTAMTTVPVLAMPDFTQPFLVETDASSIGVGAVLMQGGRPISFMSQALSPRNKVKSVYERELMAIVLALQKWRHYLLGKHFIVRTDQKSLKHLMDQTIISGEQQRWVMKLLGFDFEIQYRPGMENKAADALSRLPEASLSLHSISAGHWIEGEVIDQEVRSDSRYKQIIQQLLQDPSSHANFLLKNGTLFYKNRLVMLSSSALLPALLREFHSSPFGGHSGFFRTYKKITAVFFWIGMKKCIRDFVAHCEICQRNKYQAMSPAGLLQPLPIPDKVWEDISMDFIGGLPRTKKGDTILVVVDRLTKYSHFLVLSHPYTAKEVAALFGKEIVRLHGYPRSIVSDRDRLFMSQFWGELFRSVGTTLKFSSAYHPQSDGQTEIVNRGLETYLRCFCSQQPKDWVKWITWAEYWYNTTFHSSLGMTPFKALYGRDPPTLFRWGSEASKIDEVGAFLQQRDAILLELKQQLHKAQDRMKRQADLKRRELHFEVGEQVFLKIQPYRFRTLAKKLNEKLSPRFYGPYVILEKIGAVAYRLALPSTSKIHPVFHVSQLKRVLGAAIQPQPLPGCLSGDLELQLQPEALLDTRYSKTGHLQVLIKWHSLPDCENSWEDYIALRDCFPEFHLEDKVRLRGGVLIEA